GATATCGGTAGGGGCCGCATAGTAGGCGGTCAGCAGAAACTGCGCGTGAAGTGTCTTATTGTCACTCTGCTTGTCCAGCTGATTGATCTTGAAATCGGTGATCGACACTATTCGCGGCAACTTTGCCATGGCGTCAAAGAATGCCCGGAGGTTTGTGAAATTACTGTCAACCTCGACCTCCACCGGCTTCGCCATAATCGAATCCTGCGTCGTATCGTCTCTCGGAGCGAAGCGCATGACGATCATTCTGCTGGCATTCGCGGTGTCCTGAAGGCCTTGAAGAACATTAGTGATCTCACGTTCTTCGGGAAGGAGGACCTTTAGCTCTTCGTATTCCTCGGCCTTGCTCGCATAGAGTGTGCGGAACTCATTTATCCGCTGTGTTGCGACGCGGGCTGTCTCGTTCTTTGCTTTCAACTGGGCGACCTGGTCGTTCAGATTCGCCACTTCGGTCCTGATCTCGCTGGTGTAGAAATACCAGACACAGAAGTAAAGCAGGGCCGCAATGCTGACCATTATGATCAGTTGAAAGTGCCATTGTAGATCTTTAAGTTTCTCTAGCATGTTGGATCACCTGAAATTGATTTGGGAGGATATCAGTTCTTTGCAACCTGTGGGACCGCTGCCGGTTGACCGGCAGGATTCACTGCTGAAGCCGTCGTCGGGGGATTGCCTGATGCATTGGGTCCTTTCGACGGCGCATACCGGCACTTGATGGTGAAGTTCACCAACGGGATCTTCTTCTGCTCGCCGTCAGCACTCGTGCGCTGTGCGGCGTTCTGATCCACGATCTCAGCCCTTACGGTCTCGATGTTGAGGTTAGCGAACAGCCCGTTCGAGAACTCGAGGCTTCGGCCAAATTGCGTCACCTGGCTCTCATCCGGTGAGTTTCCGCGGATGACGATCTCGTCGCCGGCTTGCTCGACACTCTCAAGAAAGAGCCCGGGAACCATAGAGATCCGTTCCCGCAGAGCATCGAGAACTGCGCTCGGCCCGGCCTGGGATGCTCTCAGCTTCTTGATGGCTTCGATGCGGGCATCGATGTTTGCGATCTTGGCTTCGAGTTCCTTTTGCTCGTTCATCACCTCTTCCAACTCAGCAGCGATCTGCTTCTGCTCGTCGAGCTGACGTTCTGCCTCGGTCTTCGCCATGTGGCTGCTTATTACGTCCCAGCCGATGACCGCGGCCAAAAGAACCGTCGTTACGATGGCCATCAATGCCAATCTGGACGAGCCGCTTGAGATCTTGCGGTCAACCGCTGCTACGGTGCCGTTTTGCCTGTCGGTGACTGAATTAAGTAGATTGATCTTTATCATTTGATTACACTCCCCTTACTGCCAGTCCTACCGCGACGGCCATTTCGGGCACGATCTCTCTGAGGTAGTCAGGGTCGAATTTCTTATTGTCAACCTTTATGTTTCGGAACGGATCGAGGATCTCGACAGGAAGTTCCAGCCTGAGCGAGAGTTCTTCTGCGAGGCCTACGAGCTTGGAACCGCCGCCGGAGATCAGGATCTTCTGAACGACTGTTTCATTGTCCTCGGTCGTGGCCCGATAGAAATCAAAGGTCTTCTGTATCTCCATTGCGACGATCTCGGTAACGTTGTTCATCAACGGCTCGATCGACTTTTCTTCAATTCCTTCAACCGCATCGAGCACTCCGCGTTTTACCGCTTCGGCCTGTTGAAAGTTGAGTCCGAGGCTGCGTTGGAGAACATCTGTAAATTGGCTTCCGCCGACGGTTATGTCGCGCGTGAACAATGATTGGGTTCCCTTGACGATATTCACGTTCATCGTGGACGCTCCGATATTGAGGAGCGTGACGACGTCGTTTTCCGAAGGGTTATAGTTGACCTCGTAGCAATTCTGCAGGGCGAAGGTGTCGACGTCGATCACGACCGGAGACTTGCCGGCAAGCTGAATTGCCTGTTTGATATTGTCGATGCGGTCCTTTTTGCATGCCGCTATCAGAACTTGTGTTGACTCAGGCGTTTCTGAAACGACCTGATAGTCCAGACTGACATCCGCCAGATCGTAAGGGATATGTTCTTCCGCGTGCCAGTCGATCGACTCTTCAAGTTCGTCCTTGCTCATGGGCGGCAGGACGATGTTCTTCAAAATGACCGAATGGCCGCTTACACCGGTAACGACATTATTAGCCTTGATCTGGTGATTAGCGCAGACATTCGAGATGACGTCTGACACTACGTTAAGCTCCATGATCTGGCCGTCGATGATAGTATCGCTGGGCAAATTCTCGAAGCCGAGACTTACCAGATTAAGGTTGTTGAGTTTGCCGTCGAGCTCGACCATCTTTATCGAGCTTGAGCCGATATCTAGTCCGGCGATGCTTTTCTTTTTACCAAACATTATTTGTGCTCCTTACGAATCACGTGGCGGTATGTTTACTTGAACGTTCCCGAAACTGCGGTCAGCGGTCGATCGAGGATGTGCCACCGGCGTCTATGGTTGAAAGGGAAATACGGTCATCTGACACGAAGAGGTTTAGGCGAGTCGGGATTCCGCTAGTTTCGGGCATTAAGTACGTTCAGTTGGCTCATTCGAGCCGGGCTTTTTGGTGTGTCCTGCCGTTTGTGGTGGCAATGAGATCGGCGGAAATATTACCGCCGAGATTCAAAGTTACAGGAATGCAAAACAGTTGTCAACAGTTTTTTGTCATGTTGAACACTTTTTGAACGAATTTCTTTCAGATTGAAAGAAGAGGAATTCTTACTGACGGGATCGGATCTCGGCCTTTGCTATAGCCTCAAGGTGGACCTCGTCCGGACCATCCGCCAAACGAAGTGAACGGGCGTATATCCAAAACCCAGCGAGCGGATGATCCTGAGAAACACCGCCGCCGCCGTGAACCTGTATCGCGCGGTCAATTACCTTTAATGCCATTTGAGGAACCACAGCTTTGATCATCGCGATCTCTTTGCGGGCAGCCTTGTTTCCCTGCGTATCCATCAGCCACGCTGCTTTCATAACAAGCAACCTCGCCTGCTCAATGGCACATCTTGCCTCAGCGATCCATTGCCGGACCACGCCCTGATCGGCGATCGGCTTGCCGAACGCAACACGGCCATTTGCTCTATCGATCATCGACTCGAGTGCTCTTTCGGCAGCGCCAATTAGACGCATACAATGGTGCACGCGTCCCGGGCCCAGTCGTCCCTGCGCTATCTCGAAGCCGCGGCCTTCACCCAATAGTAGATTCTGTTTTGGAAC
This sequence is a window from Acidobacteriota bacterium. Protein-coding genes within it:
- a CDS encoding PilN domain-containing protein, whose protein sequence is MIKINLLNSVTDRQNGTVAAVDRKISSGSSRLALMAIVTTVLLAAVIGWDVISSHMAKTEAERQLDEQKQIAAELEEVMNEQKELEAKIANIDARIEAIKKLRASQAGPSAVLDALRERISMVPGLFLESVEQAGDEIVIRGNSPDESQVTQFGRSLEFSNGLFANLNIETVRAEIVDQNAAQRTSADGEQKKIPLVNFTIKCRYAPSKGPNASGNPPTTASAVNPAGQPAAVPQVAKN
- the pilO gene encoding type 4a pilus biogenesis protein PilO, with amino-acid sequence MLEKLKDLQWHFQLIIMVSIAALLYFCVWYFYTSEIRTEVANLNDQVAQLKAKNETARVATQRINEFRTLYASKAEEYEELKVLLPEEREITNVLQGLQDTANASRMIVMRFAPRDDTTQDSIMAKPVEVEVDSNFTNLRAFFDAMAKLPRIVSITDFKINQLDKQSDNKTLHAQFLLTAYYAAPTDINAKPAVPGAPGAPAVPGQPAAPPAAAAPGAAVVPQPPGAAPSQQ
- the pilM gene encoding type IV pilus assembly protein PilM; this encodes MFGKKKSIAGLDIGSSSIKMVELDGKLNNLNLVSLGFENLPSDTIIDGQIMELNVVSDVISNVCANHQIKANNVVTGVSGHSVILKNIVLPPMSKDELEESIDWHAEEHIPYDLADVSLDYQVVSETPESTQVLIAACKKDRIDNIKQAIQLAGKSPVVIDVDTFALQNCYEVNYNPSENDVVTLLNIGASTMNVNIVKGTQSLFTRDITVGGSQFTDVLQRSLGLNFQQAEAVKRGVLDAVEGIEEKSIEPLMNNVTEIVAMEIQKTFDFYRATTEDNETVVQKILISGGGSKLVGLAEELSLRLELPVEILDPFRNIKVDNKKFDPDYLREIVPEMAVAVGLAVRGV